CCGTGGCCGGCGTGGGTGGACGCCGTGCGGTAGTCCGTGTACTGGTAGGGGTTGTCGAGCACCTTCGTCTCCGGCACGTCGGGGTTCATGCCGGCCTGCCAGGCCTCCTCGCCCATCGAGCCGCGCAGGTGCTCGAGCGTCGCCTCGACCTCACGCCGGATGGAGGGCAGGTCGACGCCCACGAGGCGGCCGTCGCGCTTCACGACGCGACCGTCGACGACGACGGTGTGGACGTCGCTGCGCTGCGCCTGCAGCGCCACGTGCCCGTAGGGGTTGAGCAGCGGGAACGACACGGGGCTGTGGTCGTTCTTCAGCAGGACCACGTCGGCCTTCTTGCCCGGTTCGAGGCTGCCGACGACGTCGTCCATGCCGAGCGCCCGGGCCCCACCCCGGGTCGCCCACTCCACGACCTGGTCGGCGCGCAGGTGGCAGTGGGTGACGGTGTCGCCCTTGCGGTGCGCCTCCATGTGCTCGCGCGAGCGGTCGGCCCCCAGCGTCGTCCGCATGGCGCTGAACAGGTCCCCGCTCATCCACACGCTCGTGTCCATCGAGATCGACACGGGGATGCCGTGCTCGCGCAGCGCCCAGGTGGGGGGGTAGCCCTGCCCGCAGCTCTGCTCGCTCTCCGTCGCGACCGACACCGACCCGCCCGTGGCCGCGATCCGGTGGTAGGAGTCGTGGGACAGCGTCGCCGCGTGCACGTAGACCGTGCGCGGCTCCATGAAGCCGTTCTCGTGCATGAG
This DNA window, taken from Aquipuribacter sp. SD81, encodes the following:
- a CDS encoding amidohydrolase family protein → MNGTSPGIVFRGGTVLPMDLARSVLPDTDVLVVGDRVEAVGPSLDVPTGTEEVDASGGVVMPGMVDTHRHMWQTAMRGYGADWTLTQYFVWYYLEHGRHFRPEDIRAGNLLSAAESLDAGVTTTVDWSHGLQSVEHAEAAVDALRSVPGRFVLAYGNIQAGPWEWSASPDFRAFVERFPRSDLLGLQMAFDVTGDPAFPERAAFEVARDLDLAVTTHAGVWGATNDDGIRLMHENGFMEPRTVYVHAATLSHDSYHRIAATGGSVSVATESEQSCGQGYPPTWALREHGIPVSISMDTSVWMSGDLFSAMRTTLGADRSREHMEAHRKGDTVTHCHLRADQVVEWATRGGARALGMDDVVGSLEPGKKADVVLLKNDHSPVSFPLLNPYGHVALQAQRSDVHTVVVDGRVVKRDGRLVGVDLPSIRREVEATLEHLRGSMGEEAWQAGMNPDVPETKVLDNPYQYTDYRTASTHAGHG